One window of Chamaesiphon minutus PCC 6605 genomic DNA carries:
- a CDS encoding response regulator has translation MATSKILVIDDSRVIRKTVRDMLPEGDFEVIEAKDGLEGINFVEKEHPALIMLDFILPKLSGWDVFQQIQAHPEFQKIPLVLMSGKKEEVTSKISEPFEFFEFIEKPFDRVVLAEAIRVAMTKARKARPRVAELPSAVVVPTESQVNNDDLSELQAQLTRAHERMAELQTSTDTEIQALRSQLAAAESAQHAQIQQLMASFQAFEQTKNTEHQATVEKVIQLETEVDTLKKQLGQLVVLIKKRLT, from the coding sequence GTGGCAACTAGCAAAATCTTGGTAATTGATGATAGCCGCGTAATCAGGAAGACAGTGCGCGATATGCTTCCAGAGGGAGACTTTGAAGTAATCGAGGCAAAAGATGGGCTGGAGGGCATCAACTTTGTCGAAAAAGAACACCCTGCGCTGATCATGTTAGATTTTATCTTGCCCAAACTCAGTGGGTGGGATGTATTTCAGCAAATTCAAGCACATCCAGAATTTCAGAAAATCCCCCTGGTATTAATGTCTGGGAAAAAAGAGGAAGTCACTAGTAAGATTTCCGAACCCTTTGAATTTTTTGAATTCATCGAGAAGCCATTCGATCGAGTCGTGCTAGCTGAAGCAATTCGGGTAGCGATGACCAAAGCGCGCAAAGCTCGTCCTCGTGTAGCAGAGCTACCAAGCGCAGTCGTAGTGCCAACCGAATCGCAAGTTAACAATGACGACCTCTCGGAGTTACAAGCACAGCTTACTCGCGCTCACGAGCGGATGGCCGAGCTACAAACTAGCACCGATACCGAAATTCAAGCATTACGATCGCAGCTTGCAGCCGCAGAAAGCGCGCAACATGCCCAAATTCAACAGTTAATGGCAAGTTTCCAAGCTTTCGAGCAAACCAAAAATACCGAACATCAAGCCACTGTTGAAAAGGTCATCCAGCTTGAAACTGAGGTCGATACTCTGAAAAAACAACTGGGGCAACTGGTTGTATTAATCAAGAAAAGATTGACTTAG
- the lipA gene encoding lipoyl synthase, with protein MHSPTDLANWRAEVQALPSWLRRSIGTASELSTVQQIVKQRQIHTICEEGRCPNRGECYSQKTASFLLMGPTCTRSCGFCQVDKGHAPMPLDPQEPQKVAEAVALLGLQYVVLTAVARDDLEDGGAGYFVATIAAIRAVNPQTQVEVLTPDFWSGKDARQQQQQRIATVVGVKPACYNHNVETVARLQDRVRRGAKYQRSLDVLGYVKELDRSIPTKSGLMLGHGETEAEIIETLQDLRSIDCDRVTLGQYMRPSLEHLPVVKYWTPAEFDRLGEIARELGFNHVRSAPLVRSSYHAGE; from the coding sequence ATGCACTCACCTACAGACTTAGCCAATTGGCGCGCGGAAGTTCAGGCTTTACCGAGTTGGTTGCGGCGATCGATCGGTACGGCTAGCGAACTTTCGACAGTGCAGCAGATCGTCAAGCAGCGTCAGATCCATACGATCTGCGAAGAAGGTCGCTGTCCCAATCGCGGTGAATGTTACAGTCAGAAAACTGCGAGCTTTTTGTTGATGGGGCCTACTTGCACCAGAAGTTGTGGTTTTTGTCAAGTAGATAAAGGACACGCGCCGATGCCGTTAGATCCTCAAGAACCCCAAAAAGTGGCTGAGGCGGTTGCACTACTGGGATTGCAATATGTGGTATTGACAGCGGTAGCGCGGGACGATTTGGAGGATGGCGGTGCGGGTTATTTTGTGGCGACGATCGCGGCAATTCGGGCTGTCAACCCGCAGACTCAAGTAGAAGTGCTGACTCCAGATTTTTGGAGCGGCAAGGATGCCCGCCAGCAGCAGCAACAACGGATTGCCACTGTAGTTGGCGTCAAACCAGCTTGTTACAATCACAATGTCGAAACGGTAGCCAGACTCCAAGATCGGGTGCGGCGGGGGGCAAAATACCAGCGATCGCTAGATGTGCTCGGTTATGTCAAGGAGTTAGATCGAAGCATTCCCACAAAGTCGGGGCTGATGCTGGGACATGGCGAAACTGAAGCCGAAATTATCGAAACTTTACAAGATTTGCGATCGATCGATTGCGATCGCGTCACATTGGGACAGTATATGCGACCGTCGTTAGAGCATCTACCAGTCGTCAAATATTGGACTCCCGCCGAATTCGATCGATTGGGAGAAATCGCCCGCGAACTAGGATTCAATCACGTTCGATCGGCACCATTGGTAAGGAGTTCCTATCATGCAGGAGAATGA
- a CDS encoding competence/damage-inducible protein A, which yields MAAEVICVGTELLLGDILNSNSQYLAKELAELGVPHFYQTVVGDNIDRVHQAIEIAANRSSILIFTGGLGPTPDDLTTESISSYFNTPLVEHSEVIADIQQKFAQSGRVMTPSNRKQALQPAGADLLPNPAGTAPGMIWQPRAGLTIFTFPGVPREMQRMWRDTAVPFLKTQGYGQSTIYSRSLRFFGIPEAALAEKVNHLFNSANPTVAPYAGKGEVRLRISARAANEAEANALIEPIAQEIKQIAGVHYYGEDEDTLASVVGGLLKAKGQTLSVAESCTGGGLGQMLTDIPGSSEYFMGGVISYANRVKIDLLDVNAEDLAAEGAVSEIVARQMAAGVKTKLRTDWGVSITGVAGPGGGTDTKPVGLVYIGIASPNGNVEGIKYQLSSQRERELIRRMSASQGLNLLRQRLQIGD from the coding sequence ATGGCTGCTGAAGTAATCTGTGTCGGTACCGAATTATTACTCGGTGATATTCTCAATAGTAATTCTCAATATTTAGCCAAAGAACTTGCCGAGCTAGGAGTACCGCATTTTTATCAAACAGTAGTAGGGGATAATATCGATCGAGTCCATCAAGCGATCGAGATTGCTGCTAATCGATCGAGTATCTTAATTTTTACAGGTGGTTTGGGGCCGACACCAGACGATTTGACAACAGAATCGATCTCCAGTTATTTTAATACGCCATTAGTAGAACATTCCGAAGTCATTGCCGATATTCAGCAAAAATTCGCTCAGAGTGGGCGAGTAATGACACCGAGCAACCGCAAACAGGCACTCCAACCCGCAGGTGCCGATCTTTTGCCCAATCCTGCGGGGACGGCACCAGGAATGATTTGGCAGCCGCGAGCGGGATTGACGATCTTTACTTTTCCAGGCGTTCCGCGCGAGATGCAACGCATGTGGCGGGACACAGCCGTTCCGTTTTTAAAAACTCAAGGTTACGGCCAAAGTACGATTTATAGTCGCAGTCTGCGCTTTTTTGGCATTCCCGAAGCCGCCTTAGCCGAAAAGGTGAATCATCTCTTTAACTCTGCCAATCCCACAGTCGCTCCATATGCAGGCAAAGGCGAAGTCCGATTGCGGATTTCAGCAAGAGCGGCAAATGAGGCAGAGGCAAACGCGCTCATCGAACCGATCGCGCAGGAAATCAAACAAATTGCTGGGGTGCATTATTATGGTGAAGATGAGGATACGTTGGCTAGTGTCGTCGGCGGATTATTAAAAGCCAAAGGGCAAACTCTATCTGTAGCCGAATCCTGTACTGGTGGAGGTTTGGGTCAGATGCTGACAGATATCCCTGGCAGTTCTGAATATTTTATGGGTGGGGTAATTTCCTATGCCAATCGCGTCAAAATCGATCTCTTAGACGTGAATGCTGAGGATCTGGCGGCTGAAGGTGCTGTAAGCGAGATCGTGGCACGACAGATGGCGGCGGGGGTCAAGACTAAGTTGAGAACTGACTGGGGGGTAAGTATTACAGGTGTTGCTGGCCCTGGTGGTGGCACGGACACTAAACCTGTGGGGTTGGTGTATATCGGTATTGCCAGTCCAAATGGGAATGTCGAGGGAATTAAATATCAGTTAAGCTCACAGCGGGAACGAGAGTTGATTCGCCGGATGTCTGCCTCTCAGGGATTAAATCTGCTCAGACAGCGGCTACAGATAGGGGATTAG
- a CDS encoding RICIN domain-containing protein, with protein MSQTTTAKSFLQLIGRTSFLGFIVFCGLNLLPQPASAQSQTQQIVNAFFNSGYSYCDAQMLATAWQTNPYGAKIRAGKMILGYAAFPGRVSNKLAAARRTYSGQGVCNYSSNFSYEDAVALAAYWNIPVETAKSSLTSKLEYGNLALAKKVVREAYQASKKSDRNQPISSRARTSSLTNLFTGRDKCLDIINDGRNDRVTMAECGNFTGQQWTLSPSRANSDTYRLTTQFTGTNKCLDIINDGRNNRLTMATCGNFSGQFWKLSPSNKNSGTYRLTTQFTGASKCLDIINDGTNNRLTMAQCGDFSGQYWVKSDAP; from the coding sequence ATGTCCCAAACCACAACCGCTAAATCTTTCTTACAGCTTATCGGTCGCACTTCATTCCTGGGCTTCATTGTCTTTTGTGGTTTGAATCTATTGCCTCAACCTGCCTCTGCTCAGTCCCAAACCCAGCAGATTGTTAATGCTTTTTTTAATAGTGGTTATAGTTACTGCGATGCTCAAATGTTGGCTACTGCTTGGCAAACTAACCCCTATGGTGCCAAAATTAGAGCGGGTAAAATGATTCTCGGTTATGCCGCCTTTCCAGGTCGCGTCTCAAATAAACTCGCAGCCGCACGTAGAACTTATAGCGGACAGGGGGTTTGTAACTATAGTAGCAATTTTAGTTATGAAGATGCTGTCGCACTCGCCGCCTACTGGAATATCCCTGTCGAAACGGCTAAATCCAGCCTGACGAGTAAATTAGAATACGGTAATTTAGCCCTAGCCAAAAAAGTCGTCCGCGAAGCCTATCAAGCTTCTAAAAAATCCGATCGTAACCAGCCGATCTCTAGTCGGGCGCGCACATCTAGTTTGACTAATCTATTTACTGGACGGGATAAATGTTTAGATATTATTAATGACGGTAGAAACGATCGAGTGACCATGGCTGAATGTGGCAATTTTACTGGCCAGCAATGGACGCTATCTCCCAGTCGAGCAAATTCAGATACTTATCGATTGACAACTCAATTTACAGGCACAAATAAGTGTTTGGATATTATCAATGATGGTAGAAACAATAGATTGACAATGGCTACCTGTGGTAATTTTTCTGGTCAATTCTGGAAGCTATCGCCGAGTAATAAAAATTCCGGTACTTATCGATTGACAACTCAATTTACAGGTGCGAGTAAGTGCTTGGATATTATCAATGATGGTACTAATAATCGATTGACGATGGCTCAATGTGGTGATTTTTCAGGACAATACTGGGTCAAGAGTGATGCTCCTTAA
- a CDS encoding amidoligase family protein produces MTEINWKIGIEIELLAPLRKSRLDLAQAISDRYQGSIRSFFHPQSEPSKVPGVPIFHNLTLGYEVLDAQQNSIAKCVDDLTLQADLNRNALPKPGWYRIVSDDERLLRLIKQQADPQLPLAEVMQPIARLFGTLPESGQGGMIRVNDEVGASIAIAAPLPGERERPCELITAPISTHHAERLEELLSLARSLNFTAPLEGATHIHFDATAMQSAHAIANLVNLLWIYGDILKQLMRTNPHCRRLGRWSNSLVEIVSAPGFRNLDWPEAQAKLQSANLTKYCDFNLVNCIQNIPHKNTIEVRILPVYLESQPIVEAASLFAAILECSLESKIIKTREVKVCSIKNTKSLLDILPLSKSQKNDWLDLAKKSLKEKNN; encoded by the coding sequence GTGACCGAGATTAATTGGAAAATTGGCATTGAGATTGAATTGTTAGCCCCATTGCGCAAAAGTCGCCTCGACTTAGCACAAGCGATTAGCGATCGTTATCAAGGTAGTATTCGATCGTTTTTTCATCCTCAATCCGAGCCGAGCAAAGTACCAGGCGTGCCGATTTTTCATAATTTAACGCTGGGTTATGAAGTATTAGATGCCCAGCAAAATTCGATCGCCAAATGTGTAGACGATCTGACATTGCAAGCCGATCTCAATCGTAATGCGCTACCAAAACCTGGTTGGTATCGGATCGTCAGCGATGACGAACGATTGTTGCGACTGATTAAACAGCAAGCAGATCCACAACTACCATTGGCAGAAGTGATGCAACCGATCGCGCGGTTGTTTGGCACCTTACCCGAATCTGGCCAGGGCGGCATGATTCGAGTTAATGACGAGGTTGGGGCTTCGATCGCGATCGCTGCCCCATTACCGGGCGAAAGAGAGCGACCATGCGAGCTAATTACAGCTCCAATATCTACACATCATGCCGAGCGATTAGAAGAATTATTAAGTCTGGCTCGATCGCTTAATTTTACGGCTCCTCTGGAGGGCGCGACTCACATTCATTTCGATGCGACTGCGATGCAATCGGCTCATGCGATCGCCAATCTTGTGAATTTACTCTGGATTTATGGCGATATTCTCAAACAATTGATGCGTACCAATCCACATTGCCGACGATTGGGTCGCTGGTCTAATTCTCTAGTCGAAATAGTCTCAGCACCAGGCTTTCGCAATCTCGATTGGCCAGAAGCTCAAGCTAAATTGCAGTCAGCCAATCTAACTAAATATTGTGATTTTAATCTAGTCAATTGTATTCAAAATATTCCTCATAAAAATACGATCGAAGTGCGGATTTTGCCAGTCTATCTTGAAAGTCAACCGATCGTCGAGGCTGCATCTTTATTTGCCGCAATTTTAGAGTGTTCGCTGGAGTCAAAAATCATCAAAACTAGAGAAGTTAAGGTATGCTCGATCAAAAATACCAAATCTTTACTAGATATCTTACCTTTATCTAAATCTCAGAAAAATGATTGGTTAGATCTTGCTAAAAAGTCCCTGAAGGAAAAAAATAATTAG
- the psbA gene encoding photosystem II q(b) protein, whose amino-acid sequence MTTTLQRTQNANVWDRFCSWITSTENRIYVGWFGVLMVPTLLSATICFIIAFIAAPPVDIDGIREPVAGSLMFGNNIISGAVIPSSNAIGLHFYPIWEAASLDEWLYNGGPYQLVVFHFLIGIFCYMGREWELSYRLGMRPWICVAYSAPVAAATAVFLIYPIGQGSFSDGMPLGISGTFNFMIVFQAEHNILMHPFHMLGVAGVFGGSLFSAMHGSLVTSSLVRETTEVESQNYGYKFGQEEETYNIVAAHGYFGRLIFQYASFNNSRSLHFFLGAWPVVGIWFTSLGVSTMAFNLNGFNFNQSVVDSQGRGINTWADIINRANLGMEVMHERNAHNFPLDLAAGEATPVALTAPAING is encoded by the coding sequence ATGACCACAACCTTACAACGCACCCAGAACGCGAACGTCTGGGATCGCTTCTGTAGTTGGATTACCTCCACCGAGAACCGCATCTACGTCGGTTGGTTCGGCGTCCTGATGGTACCAACCCTCCTCTCCGCAACAATCTGCTTCATCATCGCCTTCATCGCCGCTCCTCCAGTAGACATCGACGGTATTCGCGAACCAGTAGCAGGTTCCTTAATGTTCGGCAACAACATCATCTCCGGTGCTGTTATTCCTTCCTCCAACGCTATCGGTCTTCACTTCTACCCCATCTGGGAAGCAGCTTCCTTAGATGAATGGCTATACAACGGCGGTCCTTACCAACTAGTAGTATTCCACTTCTTAATCGGTATCTTCTGCTACATGGGTCGTGAATGGGAACTCTCCTACCGCCTCGGTATGCGTCCTTGGATCTGCGTCGCTTACTCCGCTCCCGTAGCAGCAGCAACCGCAGTATTCTTAATCTACCCCATCGGTCAAGGTTCTTTCTCTGACGGTATGCCTTTGGGTATCTCCGGTACGTTCAACTTCATGATCGTATTCCAAGCTGAGCACAACATCTTAATGCACCCCTTCCACATGTTGGGTGTAGCTGGTGTCTTCGGTGGTAGCTTGTTCTCCGCTATGCACGGTTCCTTGGTAACTTCTTCCTTAGTTCGTGAAACAACTGAAGTTGAAAGCCAAAACTATGGTTACAAATTCGGACAAGAAGAAGAAACTTACAACATCGTTGCAGCTCACGGCTACTTCGGTCGTTTAATCTTCCAATACGCTTCTTTCAACAACTCCCGTTCCTTGCACTTCTTCTTGGGTGCATGGCCTGTAGTTGGAATCTGGTTCACTTCCTTGGGCGTAAGCACCATGGCGTTCAACCTCAACGGTTTCAACTTCAACCAATCTGTAGTTGACTCACAAGGTCGTGGCATCAACACTTGGGCAGACATCATCAACCGCGCTAACTTGGGTATGGAAGTAATGCACGAGCGTAATGCTCACAACTTCCCGCTCGACTTGGCTGCTGGTGAAGCTACTCCTGTTGCTTTGACTGCTCCTGCTATCAACGGTTAA
- a CDS encoding prephenate/arogenate dehydrogenase, which produces MKIGIVGIGLIGASLGWDLRQLGHEVVGVSRQQQTCEIAIGKGVCDRASCELASLKDTEVIFICTPIAAILPMVVQLVPLLDPQTIITDAGSVKGAIVDRATEIWPNFVGGHPMAGNSESGIAAFEKGLFADRPYVLTPTPITVPSALDTVEALVRSLDAVIYHTTPDRHDLAVAWISHLPVMVSGSLIGACLAQADPTILDLAKKFASTGFRDTSRVGAGNPEMGMMMAQYNRDALLKALHGYRDRLDSVINSIEQNEWTEIKDLLTNNQAARPEFLDSKDIHD; this is translated from the coding sequence GTGAAGATTGGGATCGTTGGAATTGGATTAATCGGCGCGTCGCTGGGTTGGGATTTGCGCCAATTAGGTCATGAAGTAGTTGGTGTTAGCCGTCAGCAGCAGACTTGTGAAATTGCCATCGGTAAAGGTGTGTGCGATCGAGCCAGTTGTGAGCTGGCAAGCCTTAAGGATACTGAGGTTATCTTTATCTGTACCCCAATTGCCGCAATTCTGCCGATGGTGGTGCAACTAGTACCGTTGCTAGATCCGCAGACGATTATCACCGACGCCGGATCTGTCAAAGGCGCGATCGTCGATCGCGCGACAGAAATATGGCCGAATTTTGTAGGCGGACACCCGATGGCTGGCAACTCAGAAAGTGGGATTGCGGCCTTTGAAAAGGGTCTATTTGCCGATCGCCCTTATGTTTTGACCCCAACACCAATTACAGTCCCTTCTGCTCTCGATACAGTTGAGGCGTTAGTACGATCGCTCGATGCTGTCATTTATCATACGACTCCCGATCGACACGATCTGGCGGTGGCGTGGATTTCCCATTTACCCGTAATGGTGAGTGGCAGCTTAATTGGTGCTTGTTTGGCACAAGCCGATCCGACAATTCTCGATCTGGCCAAAAAGTTTGCCAGTACTGGCTTTAGAGATACCAGTCGGGTGGGAGCTGGCAACCCCGAAATGGGGATGATGATGGCACAATACAATCGCGATGCGCTGCTGAAGGCATTGCATGGCTATCGCGATCGGTTGGATAGTGTAATTAACTCGATCGAACAAAACGAATGGACAGAAATTAAGGATTTGTTAACCAATAATCAAGCCGCACGCCCTGAATTTTTAGATAGTAAAGATATTCATGATTAG
- a CDS encoding glutamine synthetase III, with translation MSGNESRMQAIYQITNREPMPPKAPKRLEDLWACDVFTLSKMQESLPKDVFKSVKKTIQTGESLNIDIADSVAVAMKDWAISKGALYYAHVFYPLTNATAEKHDGFVSVQSDGSVISEFAGKLLVQGEPDGSSFPNGGIRSTFEARGYTAWDVTSPAFIMETDNGSTLCIPTVFVSWTGEALDKKTPLLRSNAAMNKAATRVLKVLGNSNIAPVNSSCGAEQEYFLVDANFANSRPDLLLAGRTLFGKPPAKGQQFDDHYFGAIPERVQVFMQDVEEKLYRLGIPAKTRHNEVAPGQFEIAPYHEAANVATDHQQLIMTMLKTMAKKHGFMCLLHEKPFAGINGSGKHVNWSVGNATQGNLLDPGDNPHSNAQFLVFCGAIIRGIHTYGPLLRAVIATASNDHRLGANEAPPAIISIYLGDQLQDVFEQIKQGNLKGSKSKGVMHIGVDTLPILPTDAGDRNRTSPFAFTGNRFEFRAVGSGQSVAGPLVAMNTILADSLNWMADKLETETAKGTELNVAIQTVLKEVIDNHGAVVFNGNGYSEEWHKMAVEERGLRNLRTTADALPVLNEEAIVKLFSNLGILSPVELASRYETYAEQYIKSIEVEAKLVISIAKKLIYPAASRYLTDLSTTIAGLKEIGVDFDTECAHKVSGLTKSMMDLVSKLESSLHNEDFDSMEAHMQYLVKTVRPLMDDVRKYADGLEAEVADDLWPLPTYEEMLFIK, from the coding sequence GTGAGTGGAAATGAATCCCGAATGCAAGCAATTTATCAAATTACCAACCGCGAGCCAATGCCCCCCAAGGCTCCCAAACGGTTGGAAGATCTATGGGCGTGCGATGTCTTCACTTTGAGCAAGATGCAAGAAAGCCTGCCCAAGGATGTCTTTAAATCTGTTAAAAAGACGATTCAAACTGGCGAATCGCTAAATATCGACATCGCAGACTCTGTAGCAGTCGCGATGAAAGATTGGGCGATTTCTAAAGGCGCGCTTTACTACGCTCACGTCTTTTATCCGCTGACTAATGCCACTGCTGAAAAACATGACGGTTTTGTTTCCGTCCAAAGTGATGGTTCGGTCATCTCTGAGTTTGCTGGTAAGCTCTTAGTACAAGGCGAACCCGACGGTTCTTCCTTCCCCAATGGTGGCATCCGTTCTACCTTTGAAGCACGCGGTTATACAGCTTGGGACGTCACTAGTCCAGCCTTTATCATGGAAACCGATAATGGTTCCACCTTGTGCATCCCGACGGTGTTTGTCTCTTGGACTGGCGAAGCTCTCGACAAGAAGACGCCCCTGTTGCGATCGAATGCCGCAATGAATAAAGCCGCAACCAGAGTCCTCAAAGTATTGGGCAACAGCAACATTGCACCCGTCAACTCCAGTTGTGGCGCAGAACAAGAATACTTTTTGGTCGATGCCAACTTTGCCAACAGTCGTCCCGACTTGTTGCTCGCAGGCAGAACTCTGTTTGGGAAACCACCTGCCAAAGGTCAACAATTTGACGACCACTACTTTGGTGCCATTCCCGAACGCGTACAGGTGTTCATGCAAGATGTCGAAGAAAAACTCTACCGACTCGGCATTCCTGCCAAAACCCGCCACAACGAAGTCGCACCCGGTCAATTTGAAATCGCGCCTTACCACGAGGCTGCCAACGTTGCTACCGACCACCAGCAACTGATCATGACCATGCTCAAGACCATGGCCAAAAAACATGGCTTCATGTGCTTGCTGCATGAAAAACCGTTTGCAGGCATTAATGGTTCGGGCAAACACGTCAACTGGTCTGTCGGTAATGCCACCCAAGGCAACTTATTAGATCCAGGCGACAATCCCCACTCTAACGCTCAATTCTTAGTCTTCTGCGGTGCGATCATTCGTGGTATTCACACTTATGGCCCACTGTTGCGTGCGGTAATTGCTACAGCTAGCAACGATCACCGTTTGGGTGCCAACGAAGCTCCACCAGCAATTATCTCGATCTATTTAGGCGATCAATTGCAAGATGTTTTCGAGCAAATCAAACAAGGAAATCTGAAGGGATCGAAATCTAAAGGTGTGATGCACATTGGTGTCGATACCTTACCGATCTTGCCCACAGATGCAGGCGATCGCAACCGGACTTCACCATTTGCCTTCACTGGTAACCGTTTTGAGTTCCGCGCAGTCGGTTCGGGACAGTCGGTGGCAGGGCCATTAGTGGCAATGAACACGATCCTGGCGGATTCTCTCAATTGGATGGCCGATAAATTAGAAACGGAAACAGCTAAAGGCACCGAACTCAATGTGGCGATTCAAACCGTACTCAAAGAGGTAATCGACAACCACGGCGCAGTGGTATTCAATGGCAACGGTTACTCTGAGGAGTGGCACAAAATGGCAGTTGAAGAACGCGGTTTGCGTAACCTGCGGACGACAGCAGATGCTTTACCCGTACTGAATGAAGAAGCGATCGTCAAATTATTCAGCAACCTGGGTATTCTCTCGCCTGTAGAACTGGCCAGCCGTTACGAAACTTACGCCGAACAGTATATCAAGTCGATCGAGGTCGAAGCTAAACTAGTCATCAGCATTGCCAAAAAGCTGATTTATCCAGCCGCCAGCCGCTACTTGACTGACTTGTCTACGACTATCGCCGGACTCAAAGAAATCGGCGTTGATTTCGATACTGAATGTGCCCACAAAGTCTCTGGCTTGACTAAATCGATGATGGATTTAGTCAGCAAATTAGAATCTTCCTTACACAATGAAGATTTTGACTCGATGGAAGCACACATGCAATATCTCGTCAAAACCGTGCGTCCGTTGATGGATGATGTCCGCAAATATGCAGACGGACTCGAAGCTGAAGTCGCCGACGACCTATGGCCGTTGCCTACTTATGAGGAAATGTTGTTTATTAAATAA
- the prmC gene encoding peptide chain release factor N(5)-glutamine methyltransferase: MSDSLVTGRELWAWRRWARSVAAPGKISEREIDWLLQSVANLDRLTLRLESIAPDRSIPISMSLDRLSALWHDRVANHQPVQYLIGTAFWRDFELVVSPAVLIPRPETESIIDIAIANANNLQKQGIWVDLGTGSGAIAIGLAKELPDAQIYAVDYSAAALKIACLNATKLDVIDSDARRLRQRITFSQGNWWSSIAHLQGRVAGMLSNPPYIPSEEVLRLQPEVVKHEPHLALDGGFDGLEAIRVLVETAPAYLQPGGIWLIEMMAGQGCAVIELLTKQGSYTDIEIINDLAGHDRFALARRN; encoded by the coding sequence ATGTCAGACAGCTTAGTTACCGGAAGAGAATTATGGGCTTGGCGGAGATGGGCGCGAAGTGTTGCGGCACCGGGAAAGATTAGCGAGCGCGAGATCGATTGGTTGCTCCAATCCGTTGCTAACTTAGATCGGCTCACTTTGCGGTTAGAATCGATCGCACCAGATCGATCGATTCCGATTTCAATGTCACTCGATCGATTATCGGCATTGTGGCACGATCGAGTAGCAAATCATCAGCCCGTGCAGTATTTAATCGGCACTGCCTTTTGGCGAGATTTCGAGCTAGTGGTTTCGCCTGCGGTTCTAATTCCCCGTCCCGAAACAGAATCGATAATCGATATTGCCATAGCCAATGCTAATAACCTGCAAAAACAGGGCATTTGGGTCGATTTAGGGACTGGGAGCGGTGCGATTGCGATCGGGTTGGCGAAGGAGTTACCAGATGCCCAGATCTATGCGGTAGACTACAGTGCGGCTGCTTTAAAGATCGCTTGCCTAAATGCGACAAAGTTAGACGTTATCGATTCTGATGCTCGGCGGCTACGCCAACGGATTACTTTCAGTCAAGGCAATTGGTGGTCGTCTATCGCCCACCTTCAGGGACGAGTTGCCGGAATGCTCTCTAACCCGCCATATATTCCCTCTGAGGAGGTGCTGCGGTTGCAACCCGAAGTTGTCAAGCACGAGCCGCACTTGGCCTTAGATGGCGGTTTTGATGGCTTGGAGGCGATTCGGGTTTTAGTCGAAACCGCACCTGCATATCTTCAGCCAGGAGGGATTTGGTTAATCGAAATGATGGCGGGACAGGGTTGTGCTGTAATAGAGCTACTAACAAAACAGGGTAGTTATACAGACATAGAAATTATCAACGATCTAGCAGGACACGATCGCTTCGCATTAGCGCGACGCAATTAA
- a CDS encoding Tic22 family protein has product MFKSLILPLAIVGAMLAPMAIVPQPARALPEAQIIEKLQKVPVFTITNGTGNFLQQSIKNGGATRTITPVFMELKDAAALLKKLRKEQPQQSKVAQITIVPLSEIYKIQSEMQKKSPGVSFVFFPTERQLKNAQLLKKPFQANALYPVPLFMVAIKQQDKYVTVQENNLTPLFLDRQQAQQWLDRVRKKDPKLVAKAEIKVNFLHVVLQDFKTKNYPAQQQLVFVPSAESVESIRKLRAVQTKPATTKPKP; this is encoded by the coding sequence ATGTTTAAATCGTTAATTCTTCCGCTCGCGATCGTGGGTGCAATGCTCGCACCGATGGCGATTGTACCCCAACCCGCACGCGCACTTCCCGAAGCGCAAATTATTGAAAAACTTCAGAAGGTGCCAGTATTCACGATTACTAATGGTACGGGCAACTTCCTCCAGCAGAGCATCAAAAATGGGGGCGCGACTCGCACGATTACGCCAGTATTTATGGAATTGAAAGATGCTGCCGCTCTATTAAAAAAGCTTAGAAAAGAGCAGCCACAGCAAAGTAAAGTAGCGCAAATTACGATCGTGCCGCTGAGCGAAATTTATAAAATCCAGTCAGAGATGCAAAAAAAATCTCCTGGCGTAAGCTTTGTATTTTTCCCGACAGAGCGACAACTCAAAAACGCGCAACTGCTCAAAAAGCCGTTTCAAGCTAATGCTTTGTATCCAGTACCGTTATTTATGGTTGCGATTAAGCAGCAAGACAAATATGTAACGGTACAGGAGAATAATTTAACACCGCTATTTCTGGACAGACAACAAGCCCAACAATGGTTGGATCGCGTGAGAAAAAAAGATCCTAAATTAGTCGCCAAAGCAGAAATCAAGGTTAATTTTCTGCATGTCGTATTGCAAGACTTTAAAACCAAAAATTATCCCGCACAACAGCAACTAGTATTCGTGCCATCTGCTGAAAGTGTCGAAAGCATCCGCAAATTACGCGCCGTGCAAACTAAACCTGCCACAACTAAGCCCAAGCCTTAA